A window from Corynebacterium urogenitale encodes these proteins:
- a CDS encoding patatin-like phospholipase family protein, with translation MVHAANVALVYEGGGMRNAYTAAVVDRLVFNDVSFGWVGGISAGATHTANFLSGDRIRARKSFVEFGADPRTGGVKSLVRGTGYFNAEYIYETVGAPEADLPFDWEAFHANPTPFRIGSTRADTGETVYWGREDIQTMPDLMRRVRCSSTLPGLMPVPVVDGVEYVDGALGRSGGLAVDAAIDDGFEKFLIIRTRPRGFRRTPPRSPQLIKRMLRKRPAVAEAMLTRHERYNKSCELIDELEKSGQAKVFYPQNMNISNMERNFNKLKLAFDFGLQETNQAWDEWMEFLVA, from the coding sequence ATGGTTCACGCAGCAAACGTCGCACTCGTTTACGAAGGTGGCGGAATGCGCAACGCCTACACCGCAGCTGTAGTCGACCGTTTGGTTTTCAACGACGTCAGCTTCGGCTGGGTGGGCGGAATCAGCGCCGGAGCTACGCATACTGCGAACTTTCTTTCAGGTGACCGCATTCGTGCCCGCAAGAGCTTTGTGGAATTCGGCGCCGACCCTCGGACAGGTGGCGTGAAAAGCTTGGTGCGCGGCACGGGCTATTTCAATGCCGAATACATCTACGAAACCGTCGGCGCCCCAGAGGCAGACCTCCCCTTCGACTGGGAAGCTTTCCATGCCAACCCCACGCCATTCCGCATTGGCTCCACCCGTGCCGACACCGGCGAAACTGTTTATTGGGGTCGCGAGGATATCCAAACAATGCCGGATCTCATGCGTCGCGTGCGATGCAGTTCTACCCTGCCGGGATTGATGCCAGTGCCAGTTGTGGATGGGGTCGAATACGTCGACGGCGCGCTCGGCCGCTCCGGCGGTCTCGCCGTGGACGCGGCAATCGATGATGGCTTTGAAAAATTCCTCATCATCCGCACCCGCCCCCGCGGCTTCCGTCGCACTCCCCCGCGGAGCCCGCAGCTGATCAAACGAATGCTCCGCAAGCGCCCAGCCGTGGCGGAAGCCATGCTCACACGCCACGAGCGCTATAACAAGTCCTGCGAGCTCATCGACGAGTTGGAGAAGAGCGGCCAGGCAAAGGTTTTCTACCCGCAGAACATGAACATCTCCAACATGGAGCGGAATTTCAACAAACTGAAATTAGCATTCGACTTCGGCCTTCAGGAGACAAACCAGGCGTGGGACGAATGGATGGAGTTCTTGGTGGCCTAA
- a CDS encoding YccF domain-containing protein, translated as MPLIRLILNIIWFVTAGIWLWLMYVLAGVLACIFIITIPFGVASFRIANYVLFPFGREVVDIGQASGASTFGNIIWFVVAGVWLAIGHIATAATQALTIIGLPLAWANIKLIPVTCFPFGKKIVDSDDDRAQLVPVARR; from the coding sequence ATGCCTCTGATTCGACTCATCCTCAACATCATCTGGTTCGTTACCGCCGGCATCTGGCTGTGGCTTATGTACGTCCTCGCGGGTGTCTTAGCCTGCATCTTTATCATCACTATCCCCTTTGGTGTGGCCAGCTTCCGCATCGCCAACTATGTCCTCTTCCCGTTCGGCCGCGAGGTCGTTGATATTGGTCAGGCTTCCGGTGCCTCCACCTTTGGCAATATCATTTGGTTCGTCGTCGCCGGGGTATGGCTGGCCATCGGTCACATTGCAACTGCTGCAACACAGGCACTGACGATTATCGGCCTCCCGCTGGCGTGGGCGAACATCAAGCTCATCCCCGTCACTTGTTTCCCATTTGGAAAGAAGATCGTCGATTCCGACGATGACCGCGCGCAATTGGTTCCCGTCGCCCGCCGGTAG
- a CDS encoding cutinase family protein — protein sequence MTTAMGALVAPAQANPLGNLPTGFTAGMNPLGTGGNGILAANSSACAPNIVVNIPGGANSYGFLPENYPHGANVKDVGKNLRAANPGRVIDRYASYNSIPGGLHSYNQTRQNGYNRAWNILARDAAHCPNAKFSLVGYSMGADIASRITQAISAGRGPISADRLSSAVFIANPNRGVAGVAQAGNAPRHTKGAFGGLPGGYGKLSGRVLEICRKGDVVCDTPDSASHLSTAVAKVAVLAGNVNVGEIADAVNAMTVRQRFTALPEFINGSIIHTDYYAIGGPAIAQSYIQARLA from the coding sequence GTGACGACAGCCATGGGCGCCCTCGTAGCCCCAGCCCAGGCCAATCCTCTGGGCAATCTACCCACTGGATTCACCGCGGGGATGAACCCGCTCGGAACGGGTGGAAATGGCATTCTCGCTGCCAATAGCAGCGCCTGTGCCCCGAACATCGTTGTGAATATCCCGGGCGGCGCCAACTCCTACGGCTTCCTCCCAGAGAACTACCCACACGGCGCGAATGTGAAAGATGTGGGAAAGAATCTGCGCGCTGCCAACCCTGGCCGGGTGATCGATCGCTACGCTTCCTACAATTCCATTCCAGGTGGGCTGCACAGCTACAACCAGACTCGCCAGAACGGGTACAACCGCGCATGGAACATCCTTGCTCGGGATGCCGCACACTGCCCTAATGCGAAGTTCTCCCTCGTGGGCTACTCCATGGGTGCGGACATCGCGTCCCGCATCACCCAAGCTATCTCTGCTGGTCGGGGACCGATCTCAGCCGATCGTCTAAGCTCTGCGGTCTTCATTGCCAACCCTAACCGTGGTGTGGCAGGAGTTGCCCAGGCTGGTAACGCTCCACGCCACACCAAGGGTGCCTTTGGTGGGCTGCCGGGTGGCTATGGCAAGCTCTCCGGTCGCGTGCTGGAGATTTGCCGTAAGGGGGATGTTGTCTGCGATACCCCTGATTCGGCCTCCCACTTGTCCACAGCAGTCGCGAAGGTCGCTGTTCTCGCTGGCAACGTCAACGTCGGCGAAATCGCGGATGCTGTTAATGCGATGACTGTTCGCCAGCGCTTCACCGCTCTGCCGGAGTTCATCAACGGCTCGATCATTCACACTGATTACTACGCGATCGGCGGACCGGCTATCGCGCAATCCTACATTCAGGCGCGCCTAGCTTAA
- a CDS encoding DUF808 domain-containing protein yields MAVGLAALLDDVALIARTAAASVDDIGAAVGKTSAKAAGVVIDDAAVTPKFVDGVTPSRELPIIWKITKGSLRNKLLIILPIALLLSVIAPWLLTPLLMCGGTYLCFEGAHKIIGKLLGHGEHDAPQNEEERKDEDSLVKGAITTDFILSAEIMVISLNEVADQPLWMRAIILAIVGLLVTVVVYGAVAVLVKMDDAGLALTKKDSEGAKKLGTALVKGMPVILSIIAVIGTAAMLWVGGHILLVGFEELFWAWPYETVHHMAEAAGDNAAIQWLVNTFFSMIFGFIIGAIVALIVHFLPTGKKSH; encoded by the coding sequence ATGGCCGTTGGCCTTGCAGCATTACTCGACGACGTTGCACTCATCGCCCGCACCGCCGCGGCCAGCGTAGACGACATCGGCGCGGCCGTCGGCAAAACTTCGGCCAAGGCAGCGGGCGTAGTGATCGATGACGCTGCCGTAACACCAAAGTTCGTCGACGGTGTCACCCCCTCCCGCGAGCTCCCGATCATCTGGAAGATCACCAAGGGGTCTCTCCGCAACAAACTGCTGATCATCCTGCCCATTGCGCTGCTTCTCAGCGTCATTGCCCCCTGGCTGCTCACGCCACTACTGATGTGCGGTGGCACCTACCTCTGCTTCGAGGGTGCGCACAAAATCATCGGTAAGCTCCTGGGGCACGGCGAACACGACGCGCCGCAAAATGAAGAAGAGCGCAAGGATGAAGACTCCCTCGTCAAGGGTGCCATCACTACGGACTTCATCCTTTCGGCGGAAATTATGGTCATTTCCCTCAACGAGGTCGCCGACCAGCCGCTATGGATGCGCGCGATCATCCTCGCTATCGTTGGCCTGCTTGTCACCGTCGTCGTCTACGGTGCCGTGGCAGTGCTCGTGAAGATGGACGACGCCGGCCTCGCTCTCACCAAAAAGGATTCCGAGGGTGCGAAGAAACTCGGCACAGCACTGGTCAAGGGCATGCCTGTCATCCTGTCCATCATTGCTGTCATCGGCACAGCCGCCATGCTGTGGGTCGGCGGACACATCCTGCTCGTCGGGTTTGAAGAATTGTTCTGGGCATGGCCGTACGAGACTGTTCACCACATGGCTGAAGCCGCAGGCGACAACGCTGCAATCCAGTGGCTGGTCAACACCTTCTTCTCCATGATCTTCGGCTTCATCATCGGCGCGATCGTTGCCCTGATCGTCCACTTTCTGCCGACCGGTAAGAAGTCACACTGA
- a CDS encoding DUF4232 domain-containing protein — protein sequence MTLWNSFQRPMASRTVTSATALFATAVALAACSPASDDATGDSPQADTSMAGDATAQGAVGGAEQLSAESSPSERSAEPLCHSANLEFSTSDLQGGAGSMFFNIVLTNKGQEVCTLNGFPGVSLVTDNNGTQLGKSARREENVDYEPVHLHPGAAAISPIRVSSVDKLDPEKCKPAAADGLRVYPPEETKAGYIPMEGLKGCGGDEPVLSVQPVMLAE from the coding sequence ATGACTCTGTGGAATTCGTTTCAGCGCCCTATGGCCTCACGCACCGTTACCTCGGCCACTGCCCTCTTCGCCACCGCGGTTGCTCTCGCTGCCTGTTCGCCTGCGTCGGACGACGCCACCGGCGATTCGCCTCAAGCTGATACCTCCATGGCTGGAGATGCCACCGCCCAGGGGGCAGTGGGCGGCGCAGAGCAGCTATCCGCAGAGTCGTCCCCTAGCGAGAGATCCGCGGAGCCTCTGTGCCATTCCGCCAACCTGGAGTTTTCCACCTCAGACTTGCAGGGCGGAGCGGGTTCGATGTTCTTTAATATCGTCCTGACAAACAAGGGCCAAGAGGTCTGTACGCTCAACGGATTCCCTGGTGTCTCACTCGTGACAGATAACAACGGCACACAATTGGGTAAATCGGCCAGGCGCGAGGAAAACGTGGACTACGAGCCCGTGCACCTGCATCCCGGCGCGGCAGCGATCTCCCCGATCCGTGTGAGCTCCGTGGACAAGCTCGACCCTGAAAAGTGCAAACCGGCTGCAGCCGATGGTCTTCGTGTCTATCCTCCAGAGGAGACCAAGGCAGGCTACATCCCGATGGAAGGTTTGAAGGGCTGTGGCGGAGATGAGCCTGTCTTAAGCGTCCAGCCGGTGATGTTGGCCGAGTAA
- a CDS encoding FUSC family protein produces the protein MSWLGANVWVVSFISSLISSATAVVAAKCSLKPAGSIFFVFATAAVGSMHGGSGPFIAFLVAAVTAGFCVVLRALAHLLGEGPLPGTLPMTVQHFTVRELGGHGLRFFIAPLVAGSLGAVSMTMVPELSHSYWAMVASVAPISPPRYRDRLTRSVHRIIGTLAGVATAAFLLSFPSQPWQLVVWVIILQFLGEMYVGRNYAFALTFITPVALMMTQLAHPMPADMLLLTHSVETVLGAGVAMFVVAFG, from the coding sequence ATGAGTTGGCTGGGCGCAAACGTCTGGGTCGTTAGTTTCATCTCTTCGCTCATCTCCAGTGCCACCGCTGTGGTCGCGGCGAAGTGCAGCCTCAAACCCGCCGGGTCTATTTTCTTCGTCTTCGCCACCGCTGCTGTAGGTTCCATGCACGGTGGCTCTGGGCCGTTTATCGCTTTTCTTGTGGCAGCGGTAACAGCGGGTTTCTGCGTGGTGCTTAGAGCATTAGCGCACCTCCTCGGCGAGGGGCCTCTTCCTGGAACGCTTCCGATGACTGTGCAGCACTTCACCGTACGGGAATTGGGTGGACATGGTCTGCGATTTTTCATCGCACCCCTCGTTGCGGGATCACTCGGCGCCGTTTCCATGACTATGGTGCCGGAGCTATCGCATTCCTACTGGGCGATGGTTGCCTCAGTCGCCCCCATCTCCCCTCCTCGCTATCGAGATCGCTTGACTCGCTCTGTCCATCGCATCATCGGCACCCTCGCGGGCGTGGCGACGGCGGCTTTCCTGCTCTCTTTCCCCTCGCAACCGTGGCAGCTCGTCGTATGGGTGATCATCCTGCAATTCCTCGGTGAGATGTACGTTGGCCGCAATTATGCCTTCGCCTTAACGTTCATTACGCCAGTGGCGTTGATGATGACCCAGCTGGCTCACCCGATGCCCGCGGATATGTTGCTTCTCACCCATTCCGTAGAGACGGTCCTCGGCGCGGGTGTAGCTATGTTTGTTGTGGCCTTTGGTTAA
- a CDS encoding type 1 glutamine amidotransferase domain-containing protein, giving the protein MADLSTKTVAVICTHGFDDAEFAEPIKAVKDAGATVQVVAPKKETLEGKKGSTAEVDVTTADAVGTDFDAVILPGGTGNADKIRMDESAVEIVKKHVEAGKPLGVICHGGWILTDADVLRGKTVTSYSSIKTDLKNAGANWVDEEVVVDGNIVSSRTPADLEAFNKAIVEEFGKA; this is encoded by the coding sequence ATGGCTGATCTGTCCACAAAGACCGTCGCCGTCATCTGCACCCACGGATTCGACGACGCAGAATTCGCCGAGCCTATCAAGGCTGTGAAGGACGCAGGCGCCACCGTGCAGGTCGTCGCACCGAAGAAGGAGACCCTTGAAGGTAAGAAGGGTTCCACTGCGGAGGTTGATGTGACGACCGCCGATGCCGTGGGTACGGACTTCGACGCGGTGATCCTCCCAGGTGGCACCGGCAACGCCGATAAGATTCGCATGGATGAGTCCGCAGTGGAGATCGTGAAGAAGCATGTCGAGGCTGGAAAGCCGCTGGGCGTGATCTGCCACGGTGGCTGGATCCTCACGGATGCCGACGTGCTGCGCGGCAAGACTGTGACGTCCTACAGCTCCATCAAGACCGATTTGAAGAACGCTGGAGCCAACTGGGTTGATGAGGAAGTAGTGGTCGATGGCAACATCGTATCCTCCCGCACCCCGGCTGACCTTGAGGCGTTCAATAAAGCCATCGTGGAGGAATTCGGCAAGGCTTAG
- a CDS encoding DUF2339 domain-containing protein — protein MVFVTLVALVIRGWQLSQRTFYWDDLVIPARFRVGSFFDFFSPYDGHIMPGSIAIQVVADQLAPLEFFVPATIVLLLCTLTYCLYGCALTRLLPAHPQVRLLAFSALVFSPFLMVAAGWWSAALNALGWQVGFAAMLLCLSFVPAAPKGASHTAPTASSSQKDCANQERPHSRELAWGILAAFITFGALLMTEKAISIVPAAIVGAWLARRLSWRFFCAPTLVTLAWALFIERCTNITSTSEASTVMESIPKAVSHAVLPAILGGPWQWDRWIPSQAFAAPAPWLWIPSFMIVLLAIGLWVWRSPARFISLIPIVGYFLVIMLVLTNTRTGAGTTDLLARNLHYYVDWWALAVIVVALATARFPAVRHSPLPRVAPIVVLILALSSAVTTISWVSAWRDDPTARYLATLKESVAQDPSPLLSQPVPLEILTPLLSPYNTVEGILGRPAATWVTEPKVVDNNGAIVPAAVLHSAMTEQGDAPQCGTRIASGKRAILHIDNPLPFGEWTWEMNAVASNKGMTVTLTTPNGLETEQQSRQRASTVPVPTELATHFVRVDGGGGFLQVEVTGGHVGDSVCIGAGGIGPLLANEN, from the coding sequence ATGGTGTTCGTCACACTAGTCGCGCTTGTCATTCGCGGTTGGCAACTCTCACAGCGCACCTTTTATTGGGATGACCTCGTCATCCCCGCGCGTTTCCGCGTTGGCTCCTTCTTCGACTTCTTCTCCCCTTACGACGGGCACATCATGCCCGGCTCGATCGCCATTCAGGTCGTGGCGGATCAGCTGGCTCCTTTAGAGTTCTTCGTTCCTGCGACCATTGTGTTGCTTCTGTGCACCCTGACCTACTGTCTCTACGGGTGCGCTCTCACCCGTCTACTGCCGGCACACCCGCAGGTACGTCTTCTGGCTTTTAGCGCGCTGGTCTTCTCCCCTTTCCTCATGGTGGCGGCTGGTTGGTGGTCCGCAGCACTCAACGCTTTGGGGTGGCAAGTGGGTTTCGCTGCCATGCTGCTCTGCCTGTCCTTCGTGCCTGCTGCCCCCAAGGGTGCTTCTCACACGGCGCCCACCGCAAGCTCTTCCCAGAAGGATTGCGCCAACCAGGAGCGGCCGCACTCTCGTGAGCTTGCATGGGGTATCCTCGCGGCTTTCATTACGTTCGGAGCACTGCTCATGACGGAGAAAGCAATCTCCATTGTTCCGGCAGCTATCGTGGGAGCGTGGCTCGCCCGGCGCCTATCCTGGAGGTTTTTCTGCGCTCCCACATTGGTCACACTGGCATGGGCATTGTTCATCGAACGATGCACGAACATCACCAGCACCTCCGAAGCCTCTACCGTGATGGAATCGATTCCGAAGGCGGTCTCTCATGCTGTCCTCCCGGCGATCCTGGGTGGGCCGTGGCAGTGGGATCGTTGGATCCCTTCGCAAGCCTTTGCCGCCCCGGCACCATGGCTGTGGATTCCCTCGTTCATGATCGTTCTTCTCGCCATCGGACTGTGGGTGTGGCGCAGTCCTGCCCGCTTCATCTCACTCATTCCGATCGTGGGCTACTTCTTGGTGATCATGCTGGTCCTCACGAACACTCGCACGGGCGCCGGCACCACGGATCTTCTGGCCCGAAACCTTCACTATTACGTTGACTGGTGGGCTCTCGCCGTGATCGTGGTGGCACTAGCGACGGCACGCTTCCCGGCCGTGCGCCACTCACCCTTGCCACGTGTTGCGCCCATCGTCGTCCTTATCCTCGCACTCTCTTCCGCAGTGACGACTATCAGCTGGGTTTCTGCGTGGCGAGACGACCCCACCGCACGCTACCTCGCCACCCTCAAGGAATCAGTTGCCCAGGATCCTTCACCGCTACTGTCCCAGCCCGTTCCACTGGAAATCCTTACTCCGCTGCTGAGCCCATACAACACAGTAGAAGGGATCCTCGGTCGACCGGCGGCGACCTGGGTCACCGAGCCAAAAGTTGTGGACAATAACGGTGCCATCGTGCCTGCGGCCGTCTTGCACTCTGCCATGACCGAACAGGGCGACGCTCCGCAATGCGGCACGCGTATCGCTAGCGGCAAGCGCGCAATCCTGCACATCGATAATCCCTTGCCTTTTGGGGAATGGACTTGGGAAATGAACGCGGTGGCGTCGAACAAAGGCATGACCGTCACACTCACCACACCGAATGGCTTGGAAACAGAGCAACAAAGTCGGCAGCGCGCCAGCACCGTCCCCGTGCCCACCGAGCTAGCCACCCATTTCGTTCGAGTCGATGGTGGTGGAGGATTCCTCCAAGTGGAAGTCACAGGAGGACACGTAGGAGATAGCGTGTGCATCGGCGCCGGCGGCATTGGGCCGCTCCTAGCGAACGAGAACTAA
- a CDS encoding NAD(P)-dependent oxidoreductase has translation MNLTIIGGSQGTGAQLAQQAIDAGHKVTVVSRSGRGPAGAQIFTGSATDPEVVKKSLSEATAVAITVGGSKDNPQQRTEVTRTVIMAMNDVEVTRLIVQSSLGAGDSMKQLPALLRPLMKVVLAKPLADHDRQEAAVQASDLDWTIVRPSGLKDGEGSGNWATLTTEESGTLKGTVQRADVAAFMLSILEDAATFGKAYGMSKA, from the coding sequence ATGAATCTCACGATTATTGGCGGCTCGCAGGGAACGGGCGCACAGCTGGCACAGCAAGCTATCGATGCAGGCCACAAGGTCACGGTCGTCTCACGTAGCGGCCGTGGTCCCGCCGGAGCGCAGATCTTCACCGGCAGTGCGACGGACCCAGAAGTGGTCAAGAAATCTCTTTCCGAAGCAACCGCGGTAGCGATCACCGTGGGCGGGTCCAAGGACAACCCTCAGCAGCGCACCGAAGTCACACGCACAGTCATTATGGCCATGAACGACGTTGAGGTGACCAGGTTAATCGTCCAATCCTCGCTCGGTGCCGGAGACTCCATGAAGCAACTCCCCGCGCTGCTCCGCCCGCTAATGAAGGTGGTTTTGGCCAAGCCTCTCGCTGACCACGACCGGCAGGAAGCCGCCGTGCAAGCGTCTGACTTGGACTGGACGATCGTGCGACCGTCTGGGCTCAAGGATGGCGAGGGCTCTGGCAACTGGGCGACCTTGACGACCGAGGAGTCCGGAACGCTCAAGGGCACCGTTCAGCGTGCCGATGTGGCCGCCTTCATGCTCAGCATCCTCGAGGACGCCGCAACCTTCGGAAAGGCCTACGGCATGAGTAAGGCCTAG
- a CDS encoding SDR family oxidoreductase, with translation MSKVMIFGGHGKVALLATPLLREAGHDVTGVIRKQEQVADVEAAGATARVADLETLDTEAIAELIAEQDVLVWSAGAGGGSPERTRAVDYDAAVRTMDAAVKAGIRRYIMVSYFGAGQNHGVPEEHSFYTYAQAKADADDHLRGSQLDWTILGPSELSLEEPTRKIATKQAGADGSEKTSRANVAAMVAAVVDTPSTAGSFIEFTDGATEIKEALAPLIGN, from the coding sequence ATGTCCAAGGTGATGATTTTTGGCGGCCATGGAAAGGTAGCTCTGCTCGCAACACCTCTGCTGCGAGAAGCCGGCCACGATGTCACGGGAGTCATCCGCAAGCAGGAGCAGGTCGCCGATGTGGAAGCGGCCGGAGCCACGGCCCGCGTGGCCGATCTGGAAACCCTTGATACCGAAGCTATCGCTGAGCTGATCGCCGAACAGGACGTCCTCGTGTGGTCTGCCGGCGCTGGCGGTGGAAGCCCAGAACGCACTCGGGCAGTTGATTACGACGCCGCTGTGCGCACCATGGATGCGGCAGTAAAGGCCGGGATTCGCCGTTACATTATGGTCAGCTATTTCGGTGCCGGGCAGAACCATGGTGTCCCAGAGGAGCACAGTTTCTACACCTACGCCCAGGCGAAGGCAGATGCCGATGATCATCTGCGCGGTAGCCAACTCGACTGGACCATCCTCGGCCCTTCAGAGCTCAGTTTGGAAGAGCCCACGCGAAAGATCGCGACAAAGCAGGCTGGTGCGGATGGCTCGGAGAAGACCTCCCGCGCGAACGTCGCCGCCATGGTCGCAGCAGTGGTAGATACGCCAAGCACCGCCGGTTCCTTCATTGAATTTACCGACGGTGCTACGGAAATTAAGGAGGCTTTGGCACCCCTGATTGGCAACTAA
- a CDS encoding acyl-CoA dehydrogenase family protein — protein MGFNPDFEPFRLPEEYLELREAIRGLAEQEIAPHAADVDENERFPEEALQALNASGFNAIHVPEEFGGQGGDSLAAVIVIEEVARVCGSSSLIPAVNKLGTMGLILNGSDELKREVLGDIANGAMASYALTEREAGSDAAAMKTRAVKDGDEYVINGSKCFITNGGKSTWYTVMAVTDPEAGARGISAFMVHKDDPGFRVGGLEHKLGIKGSPTAELYFEDCRVPASRMIGEEGTGFKTALQTLDHTRPTIGAQALGIAQGAFDAAVEYVKERKQFGKAIADFQNTQFMLADMKMKIDAARLMIYAAASNAERGVAENGEKLGLMAAGSKAFASDVAMQVTVDAVQLLGGYGFTRDFPLERMMRDAKITQIYEGTNQICRMVMGRQILG, from the coding sequence ATGGGATTCAACCCAGACTTTGAGCCCTTCCGCCTCCCAGAGGAGTACCTCGAGCTGCGCGAGGCCATTCGCGGTCTCGCAGAGCAGGAAATTGCTCCACACGCTGCTGATGTTGATGAAAACGAGCGTTTCCCAGAGGAGGCCTTGCAGGCCCTCAATGCTTCTGGTTTCAACGCGATTCACGTTCCGGAAGAGTTCGGTGGCCAGGGTGGTGACTCCCTCGCAGCGGTGATCGTCATTGAGGAAGTTGCCCGCGTATGTGGTTCTTCGTCCCTCATCCCAGCCGTCAATAAGCTCGGCACGATGGGCCTGATCCTCAACGGTTCCGATGAGCTCAAGCGGGAAGTGCTGGGCGATATCGCCAACGGCGCGATGGCTTCCTATGCACTCACCGAGCGCGAGGCTGGCTCCGATGCGGCCGCCATGAAGACCCGCGCGGTTAAGGATGGCGATGAGTACGTGATCAACGGCTCCAAGTGCTTCATCACCAACGGCGGCAAGTCCACGTGGTACACCGTGATGGCCGTGACCGACCCAGAGGCAGGCGCCCGCGGTATTTCCGCATTCATGGTGCACAAGGATGACCCGGGCTTCCGCGTCGGCGGTTTGGAGCACAAGCTCGGCATCAAGGGTTCCCCAACAGCTGAGCTGTACTTCGAGGACTGCCGCGTGCCAGCTTCGCGCATGATCGGCGAGGAGGGGACCGGTTTCAAGACCGCTCTGCAGACCCTCGATCACACCCGCCCAACCATTGGTGCGCAGGCCTTGGGCATTGCGCAGGGAGCCTTCGATGCCGCGGTGGAGTACGTCAAGGAGCGCAAGCAGTTCGGCAAGGCAATTGCGGATTTCCAGAACACCCAGTTCATGCTGGCGGACATGAAGATGAAGATCGACGCCGCGCGGCTAATGATCTACGCTGCAGCTTCCAACGCCGAGCGCGGCGTGGCTGAAAACGGTGAGAAGCTGGGTCTGATGGCAGCCGGTTCCAAGGCGTTTGCCTCTGACGTGGCGATGCAGGTCACCGTCGACGCAGTGCAGCTGCTCGGTGGCTACGGCTTCACCCGCGACTTCCCGCTGGAGCGCATGATGCGTGATGCCAAGATCACCCAGATCTACGAGGGCACCAACCAAATCTGTCGCATGGTCATGGGGCGCCAAATCCTCGGCTAG
- a CDS encoding DUF402 domain-containing protein, translating to MVDLHPIKQETFDLEAKINIDPKGFARPVDRFSITNGALYMARPADHERFHYMESWLIPTLDIRVTWFHFREGIAPTQELYVDVAIIDNSDEHKWSTRDLYVDVTTHRGGRIQVHDLDELGAALEAGYIGVEETNRAMKASQRILDGITLHGSLQGWLSQEGYSLAWQSPM from the coding sequence ATGGTCGATCTCCACCCCATCAAGCAAGAAACATTTGATCTTGAAGCAAAGATCAATATCGATCCCAAGGGCTTTGCGCGCCCCGTCGATCGCTTTTCCATCACCAATGGTGCGCTCTACATGGCTCGCCCGGCCGACCACGAACGCTTCCATTACATGGAATCCTGGCTGATCCCCACGCTGGATATCCGCGTCACCTGGTTCCACTTCCGCGAAGGGATCGCCCCCACCCAAGAGTTGTATGTGGACGTGGCCATTATCGATAACTCCGACGAGCACAAATGGTCCACGAGAGACCTCTACGTGGACGTCACCACCCACCGCGGTGGCCGGATTCAGGTGCACGACCTCGATGAACTCGGGGCAGCACTGGAGGCTGGCTACATTGGCGTCGAGGAAACGAACAGGGCCATGAAAGCTTCTCAGCGTATCCTCGACGGCATCACCCTGCACGGAAGCTTGCAGGGATGGCTGTCCCAGGAGGGCTACAGCCTGGCGTGGCAATCGCCCATGTAG
- a CDS encoding Rv1157c family protein, with protein MAISRRASRAIAALSTAIALSVPATIAPASAAPMGSVDHLGRPAPHVLAQIENVADNPATPEQLKPVLKKLVGFFRGDGEPGVEVPENAPNFVQFGWPTIAGSCIDGKNNAVGTAMGVPGPASLPLPGVGKGEINFVFTALGTGTVAKRQTTQMNVHWININNGRFGSTKLGYNGINPEGPATVNGAAKTGSGTVIALLEGGVTTNNDNGPSNCNFLPTASIINVR; from the coding sequence GTGGCTATTTCCCGTCGCGCATCTCGAGCCATTGCCGCGCTCTCTACTGCTATTGCACTCTCTGTACCGGCAACGATCGCCCCTGCTTCTGCAGCTCCAATGGGCTCCGTGGATCACCTGGGCCGCCCAGCACCTCACGTGCTGGCTCAGATCGAAAACGTCGCCGATAACCCTGCTACCCCTGAGCAGCTCAAGCCTGTACTGAAGAAGCTCGTCGGCTTCTTCCGCGGCGACGGCGAGCCAGGCGTGGAGGTTCCAGAGAACGCCCCTAACTTCGTTCAGTTCGGCTGGCCAACCATCGCCGGTTCCTGCATCGATGGCAAGAACAACGCCGTCGGCACCGCGATGGGCGTGCCAGGACCTGCTTCCCTCCCACTGCCAGGCGTTGGCAAGGGCGAAATTAACTTCGTCTTCACCGCTCTGGGCACCGGCACCGTGGCTAAGCGCCAGACCACCCAGATGAACGTCCACTGGATCAACATCAACAATGGCCGCTTCGGTTCCACCAAGCTGGGCTACAACGGCATCAACCCAGAGGGACCGGCCACCGTCAACGGTGCTGCCAAGACCGGCTCCGGCACGGTTATCGCTCTGCTGGAGGGTGGCGTCACCACCAACAACGACAACGGCCCATCGAACTGCAACTTCCTGCCAACCGCGTCCATCATCAACGTACGCTAG